In Montipora foliosa isolate CH-2021 chromosome 13, ASM3666993v2, whole genome shotgun sequence, one DNA window encodes the following:
- the LOC137983732 gene encoding transcriptional adapter 3-like encodes MTDDGKSDTDPCPLQYLDFKMVDHKVMCPFYTSLLTRSAEQGIAPEDLHLLQSDLETLLAGANRRLRQIDTENKLLVDWVEKKDKKSVRQRELEILNSLQSSSFKRSRPATEERGAKKQKFEETRSSSPAPVGRPKSKQSASSEGSQEEEIFPASVKAKTDAPNRFWTAVEPYCADITLEDQKFLEDSLKAPDDDQEYYKIPPLGRHYAEKWAQEDLLDEQDEGCRMQDKKLRGTLTCTSDNITKGSEDKLTLKKSDSIGLPEENLCPFGPLTQRLVSALIEENIIAPISEQTSGSGSSDSATTTRSGNSSPRTPTKAPHVPHTRMLEARIREELLFQGLLEPDDQTEEDNDDEVLSELRRHQNELRVLMAKNRQQKMELLKLTQEEIKKQELKHRAQVADAEVMEWFRKMMACKQKRKSPTKKEKEAAWKALREREAILRVLSNSS; translated from the coding sequence ATGACAGACGATGGGAAAAGCGATACAGATCCTTGTCCACTTCAGtaccttgattttaaaatggtggaTCACAAGGTGATGTGCCCTTTTTACACGTCTTTGTTGACGCGTTCAGCTGAGCAAGGTATCGCTCCAGAGGATCTTCACCTCCTTCAAAGCGACCTTGAAACGCTGCTTGCCGGTGCCAATCGACGGTTAAGACAGATAGATACCGAAAATAAATTGTTGGTTGATTGGGTAGagaaaaaagacaagaaaagcGTTAGACAGCGTGAGTTAGAGATACTGAATTCGCTGCAATCATCGTCATTCAAACGAAGTCGACCTGCCACTGAGGAAAGAGGAGCGAAGAAACAGAAATTTGAAGAGACTCGTAGTTCTAGCCCAGCACCAGTTGGAAGACCTAAAAGTAAACAATCTGCTTCTTCTGAAGGAAGTCAAGAGGAAGAAATATTTCCTGCAAGCGTGAAGGCAAAAACGGATGCTCCCAACAGGTTTTGGACTGCTGTTGAACCTTACTGTGCAGACATTACACTTGAGGACCAAAAATTTCTTGAGGATTCTTTGAAAGCTCCAGATGATGATCAAGAGTATTACAAAATACCTCCATTAGGGAGGCATTATGCTGAGAAATGGGCACAGGAAGATCTTCTGGACGAACAAGATGAGGGGTGCAGAATGCAGGATAAGAAATTGCGTGGTACTTTGACTTGCACAAGTGACAACATCACTAAAGGAAGTGAAGACAAATTAACTCTTAAGAAATCAGATTCTATTGGACTACCAGAAGAAAATCTTTGTCCATTTGGGCCTCTCACTCAAAGATTAGTTTCAGCTCTGATTGAAGAAAACATTATAGCCCCAATTTCAGAGCAGACTTCTGGTTCAGGAAGCTCTGATAGTGCTACCACCACAAGGAGTGGAAACAGCTCCCCTCGCACCCCCACAAAGGCACCACATGTACCTCACACCAGGATGTTAGAGGCTCGTATCAGAGAAGAACTTCTTTTCCAAGGGTTACTAGAGCCTGATGATCAGACAGAGgaagataatgatgatgaagTTCTGAGTGAACTCAGGAGGCATCAAAATGAGCTTCGTGTGCTTATGGCTAAGAACAGGCAACAGAAAATGGAACTGTTAAAGTTGACAcaggaagaaattaaaaaacagGAACTTAAGCACAGAGCACAAGTTGCTGATGCAGAAGTCATGGAGTGGTTCAGAAAAATGATGGCTtgtaaacaaaagagaaaatctccaacaaagaaagaaaaggaagctGCATGGAAGGCACTTAGAGAAAGGGAAGCTATACTTAGGGTGCTCAGCAACTCATCATGA